One window of Lacerta agilis isolate rLacAgi1 chromosome 14, rLacAgi1.pri, whole genome shotgun sequence genomic DNA carries:
- the LOC117057874 gene encoding olfactory receptor 2AP1-like gives MQRNLSEITEFILLGFGDLPHLHIFLFLVFLVIYILTIVFNIVMVFLIVTDHHLHTPMYFFLGNLSFLEAAYSSTTLPRMLTSLLTGDKTISVKGCHIQFFVVSFLVGTECYLLSVMSYDRFLAICKPLYYATLMNCRLCIQLASCSWMNSIVLVSICLVLMWQLRYCGSNEIDHFFCESLSLVKISCSDTSLVKYFILILAFVFSFPPFIWTLISYIYIIAAILKIPSTTGKQKAFSTCSSHVIVVSLFYGALIIVYVTPKTEAMRELSKVFSLLYTVLPPLINPLVYSLRNKDVKESFSKATGKILKAIL, from the coding sequence ATGCAGAGAAACCTGAGTGAAATCACAGAGTTCATCCTTCTGGGGTTTGGTGATCTCCCTCATCTGCACATCTTCCTGTTCCTTGTGTTTCTGGTGATCTACATTTTGACAATTGTTTTCAATATCGTCATGGTCTTTCTCATAGTGACTGACCATCACTTGCAcacacccatgtacttcttcctgggGAATTTGTCTTTTTTGGAAGCAGCCTACAGCTCAACCACCCTGCCCAGGATGCTGACCAGTCTTCTGACAGGAGACAAAACCATCTCTGTTAAAGGATGTCACATacaattttttgttgtttctttcctGGTTGGCACAGAATGCTATCTGCTCTCTGTAATGTCTTATGACCGTTTCTTAGCCATATGCAAACCCCTCTATTATGCAACTCTTATGAATTGTAGGCTCTGTATCCAGCTGGCCAGTTGCTCTTGGATGAACAGCATTGTGTTGGTCTCCATATGCTTGGTTTTGATGTGGCAACTACGGTACTGTGGTTCCAATGAGATTGATCATTTCTTTTGTGAATCTCTTTCATTGGTTAAAATCTCATGCAGTGACACCAGCCTTGTGAAATATTTCATTCTAATCCTTGCTTTCGTTTTCAGTTTTCCTCCTTTTATTTGGACCCTGATCTCCTACATATATATTAttgctgccattttaaaaatcccatccaCCACTGGGAAGCAGAAGGCCTTTTCCACCTGTTCTTCTCATGTGATTGTTGTTTCCCTGTTCTATGGGGCATTAATCATTGTATATGTGACACCAAAAACTGAAGCAATGAGAGAGCTTAGCAAGGTATTTTCTCTGTTGTATACAGTCCTTCCCCCTTTGATAAACCCCCTTGTATATAGCCTGAGAAACAAGGATGTGAAGGAATCTTTCAGTAAGGCCACTGGGAAGATTTTGAAGGCCATTTTGTGA
- the LOC117057875 gene encoding olfactory receptor 10A7-like — protein sequence MQRNLSEITEFVLLGFGELHHLKIFLFLVFLVLYILTMAANILTILLIVTDQHLHTPMYFFLGNLSCLETFYSSTILPRVLVSLQKGEKTISMRGCITQMYFFAFLVSTECYLLSVMSYDRYLAICKPLHYENVMSRKLCILLAAGSWFNSIVFTSIFLGMFLKIQFCGPNEIDHFYCDSLPLLKLSCSHINLVKHVSVVFSFVFTLPPFLLTLASYIYIIVTILRIPSTTGRQKAFSTCSSHLIVVSIFYGALIIVYLIPQTKTMRYFNKIVSVLYTVLPPIANPLIYSLRNKDVKEALKRLLQKFRKGNL from the coding sequence ATGCAGAGAAATCTAAGTGAAATTACAGAGTTTGTCCTTTTGGGATTTGGAGAACTCCATCACCTGAAGATTTTCTTGTTCCTAGTTTTTCTGGTGTTATACATTTTGACCATGGCTGCCAACATCCTCACCATTCTTCTGATAGTGACTGATCAGCACCTGCAcacccccatgtacttcttcctagGAAATTTGTCCTGCTTAGAGACTTTCTACAGCTCAACCATCCTACCCAGGGTTTTGGTGAGCctccaaaagggagagaaaactaTATCCATGAGAGGATGCATTACGCAGATGTACTTCTTTGCTTTCCTGGTTAGCACAGAATGCTATCTCCTCTCTGTAATGTCATATGATAGATATTTAGCTATATGCAAGCCTTTACATTATGAAAATGTAATGAGCAGGAAACTCTGTATTCTGTTAGCTGCTGGCTCCTGGTTCAATAGCATTGTGTTTACTTCTATATTTTTGGGTATGTTCTTAAAAATACAGTTCTGTGGTCCTAATGAAATTGATCATTTCTATTGTGATTCTCTCCCATTATTAAAGCTTTCCTGCAGTCACATCAACCTTGTGAAACACGTCTCTGTAGTATTCTCTTTTGTATTCACTTTACCCCCTTTTCTTTTGACTTTGGCTTCTTATATCTATATTATTGTTACCATCCTCAGAATCCCATCAACCACTGGGAGACAAAAGGCCTTTTCCACCTGTTCTTCTCACCTGATTGTCGTCTCTATTTTCTATGGGGCACTGATCATTGTATATCTGATACCCCAAACTAAAACCATGagatatttcaataaaattgtttctGTTCTCTACACAGTCCTTCCCCCCATAGCTAACCCTCTTATATATAGTTTGAGAAACAAGGATGTAAAGGAAGCCCTGAAAAGGCTACTACAAAAGTTTAGGAAGGGCAATTTGTGA